From the Pseudoalteromonas tunicata genome, one window contains:
- a CDS encoding sensor histidine kinase has protein sequence MQTKNTAKPHTFSFRWSLEQTLICFALLSCLLSSVACYILLDQVVLHQSLPILGTLCFIALFGWLFMLFYRTVINSFHRNQAHLDAILNEDYNQIVKPSYPAGCVNTLQQQLIALSESLYQKKSRYDQHVFLVYQLIAHFNVPIVVLDQRDKLDYANQAYGDLKGMPWQSLRHMGVSSLGLVFNNGQWQFSDVITQQHWQIRHSEFVEQGQTHQLLVMINISSALRESQLNAWQQIIRVLGHEIRNSLTPVASMAESLASQLTTERQQQALGIISERCNHLNEFVGRYASINQRLTLTPSLIDCEPLIEQIKLLYPKAQITAAIDCSPIYADRTFLFQVLINLIKNAVEASAEPAKISVNISAQISLNTSAPNSRQKAPSIYQIIVKDCGQGLANPDNIFVPFYTTKQGGQGIGLSFCRNIIEQHGGSLTLTNNTDQPGASATILLPYLHRELGCK, from the coding sequence TGGTCACTCGAACAGACGCTCATTTGTTTTGCACTGCTCTCGTGCCTACTAAGTAGCGTGGCCTGTTATATCTTACTTGACCAGGTTGTGCTACATCAGAGTTTGCCTATCCTTGGCACGCTTTGCTTCATCGCTTTGTTTGGCTGGCTGTTTATGCTTTTTTATCGCACTGTGATTAATAGTTTTCATCGTAATCAGGCACATCTGGATGCCATCTTAAATGAAGACTACAACCAAATTGTTAAACCAAGTTACCCTGCGGGCTGCGTAAATACCCTCCAGCAGCAGCTAATCGCCCTCAGTGAGTCGCTGTATCAAAAAAAATCACGTTACGATCAACATGTTTTTCTAGTTTATCAACTGATCGCCCATTTTAATGTGCCCATTGTGGTGCTCGACCAGCGCGATAAACTCGATTACGCAAACCAAGCCTATGGTGATTTAAAGGGCATGCCTTGGCAAAGCCTGCGCCATATGGGGGTAAGTAGTTTAGGTTTAGTGTTTAATAACGGGCAATGGCAATTTAGCGATGTGATCACCCAACAGCATTGGCAAATTCGCCACAGTGAATTTGTCGAGCAAGGCCAAACCCATCAACTATTAGTCATGATCAACATCAGCAGCGCCCTGCGCGAAAGCCAACTGAATGCTTGGCAGCAAATTATTCGGGTATTAGGCCATGAAATTCGCAATTCACTTACCCCAGTGGCCAGCATGGCCGAGAGCTTAGCAAGTCAACTGACTACCGAGCGCCAACAACAAGCGCTGGGCATTATTTCTGAGCGCTGTAATCACCTCAATGAATTTGTGGGACGCTACGCTTCAATCAATCAAAGGCTCACGTTAACGCCAAGCCTTATTGACTGTGAACCACTAATTGAACAAATTAAATTACTGTATCCTAAAGCACAGATCACTGCTGCTATTGACTGTTCACCGATTTATGCTGATCGGACATTCTTATTCCAAGTGCTGATTAATTTAATTAAAAATGCGGTTGAAGCAAGTGCAGAGCCCGCGAAAATTAGCGTAAATATTAGTGCGCAAATTAGCCTCAATACGAGTGCACCAAACAGCCGCCAAAAAGCACCTAGCATCTATCAGATTATTGTGAAAGATTGTGGCCAAGGGCTCGCCAATCCCGATAATATTTTTGTGCCTTTTTACACCACAAAACAAGGGGGTCAAGGCATTGGTTTAAGTTTTTGCCGCAACATTATAGAGCAGCATGGCGGCAGTTTAACCCTGACCAACAATACCGACCAACCCGGCGCGAGTGCCACCATTCTATTACCATACTTACATCGTGAATTAGGCTGTAAATAA
- a CDS encoding DUF3081 domain-containing protein, whose protein sequence is MKNDLSSKTILSVFDYIQRNGERYEQGYLYQGITAFTDFDGYTIYLQGSGVVMRFGFHNTYHLDYEQEKQKTNFIQKIESIKHQIDHTP, encoded by the coding sequence ATGAAAAACGACTTGTCGAGTAAAACAATATTATCGGTTTTTGATTATATTCAGCGTAATGGTGAGCGATACGAACAAGGTTATTTGTATCAAGGAATAACCGCCTTTACTGACTTCGATGGCTATACAATTTATTTGCAAGGCAGTGGTGTTGTTATGCGGTTTGGCTTTCACAATACCTATCACCTTGACTACGAACAAGAAAAACAAAAAACCAATTTTATCCAAAAAATTGAATCCATAAAACATCAGATAGATCATACCCCATGA
- a CDS encoding RDD family protein, producing the protein MNTTSTQSGYYQAVSDTHNAGFMRRALAHLIDGILLSTFLAACFIVFYGDSQWLTLQNSWSVNYIFYEELLPLVLAVAFWVKKAATPGKMVMNTKVVDANTGLNISTSQALLRYISYFISALPLGLGFIWILIDEQNRAWHDLIAGTVVVKQA; encoded by the coding sequence ATGAACACAACTTCAACTCAATCTGGCTATTATCAAGCTGTTTCGGACACGCACAATGCCGGTTTTATGCGCAGAGCCCTAGCCCACCTTATTGATGGTATCTTATTAAGTACGTTCTTAGCGGCCTGTTTTATTGTGTTTTACGGTGATAGCCAATGGCTCACTTTACAAAATTCTTGGAGCGTAAATTATATATTTTATGAAGAGTTATTACCCTTGGTGCTTGCGGTAGCTTTTTGGGTAAAAAAAGCGGCTACACCAGGTAAAATGGTGATGAATACCAAAGTGGTTGACGCAAATACTGGCTTAAACATATCCACCAGCCAAGCCTTATTACGTTACATAAGCTATTTTATTTCAGCATTACCGCTTGGTTTAGGTTTTATTTGGATTTTAATTGATGAGCAAAACAGAGCATGGCATGACTTGATTGCTGGTACTGTTGTGGTAAAGCAAGCGTGA
- a CDS encoding serine hydrolase domain-containing protein, whose amino-acid sequence MNKKQKKLSIRIILLISTLISLTYVPWILVKAWILPLPNTIEAQLDEALDHGFDGILVFVDQGGKPPEFYAAGWHDRVNKIPALPNALFKIGSISKLYSAVAIAKLVNRQQLALNKTVADYFPELVGRIENADKITLQMLLQHRSGIPNYTDTPNFWSNPTDSYQGALDLIVDLPANFAPDSDYQYSNTNYLLIGKLIEKTTGKSRFQFIKDEILIPLQLHNTFGSLSDVTLDKLMGGYHVGVDENIKATDYGSMIATAQDVGIFLRALNDGSVFKQGGREIYSTIYEYEHGGWVPGFQSHAKYYTEIDTVVVQFNNTTDSKLYYWNLSEIIFSRVVRILNP is encoded by the coding sequence ATGAATAAAAAACAAAAAAAACTATCAATAAGAATAATTTTGCTTATTAGCACCTTAATCTCATTGACATATGTGCCGTGGATTTTAGTAAAAGCTTGGATATTGCCTTTACCTAATACGATTGAAGCTCAACTTGATGAGGCATTGGATCATGGTTTTGATGGCATCTTGGTTTTTGTCGATCAAGGTGGTAAACCGCCTGAATTTTATGCCGCTGGTTGGCATGACAGAGTCAATAAAATACCAGCTCTGCCAAACGCGTTATTTAAAATTGGCAGTATCAGTAAGCTTTATAGCGCAGTTGCGATTGCCAAGTTGGTCAATCGTCAGCAACTTGCTTTAAATAAAACAGTGGCAGATTATTTTCCAGAGCTAGTTGGGCGAATAGAAAACGCGGATAAAATCACTCTTCAAATGTTGTTGCAGCACAGAAGTGGTATTCCTAATTATACCGATACGCCAAATTTTTGGAGTAATCCAACCGACAGCTATCAAGGCGCGCTGGATCTCATTGTTGACCTACCTGCTAATTTTGCACCTGATAGCGATTATCAATATTCGAATACTAATTATTTGTTGATTGGTAAACTAATTGAAAAAACAACAGGAAAATCAAGGTTTCAATTCATAAAAGATGAAATATTAATCCCTTTGCAACTGCACAATACTTTTGGTTCGTTAAGTGACGTCACGCTTGATAAATTAATGGGCGGCTATCATGTTGGGGTGGACGAAAACATCAAGGCAACAGATTACGGCTCTATGATAGCGACAGCACAAGATGTCGGTATTTTTTTACGAGCTCTGAATGATGGCTCGGTTTTTAAACAAGGTGGTCGGGAGATTTATTCTACAATTTATGAGTATGAACATGGTGGCTGGGTACCGGGATTTCAAAGCCATGCTAAATACTACACAGAGATTGATACAGTCGTGGTGCAATTTAACAATACTACTGATAGCAAACTGTATTACTGGAACTTGTCAGAAATTATATTCAGTCGCGTAGTTCGGATTTTGAATCCTTGA
- a CDS encoding S66 peptidase family protein produces the protein MKKPNRLKIGDTLAIVTPSWGGPACFAEVFNLGIKNLESLGFKVIIMPSACLDAQTIYHNPKLRADDIHQALQDPNIAGVISAIGGTDSARVLPYLDPEIFLENPKFFMGFSDATTITTFINQLGIVSFNGPSIMAGFSQLKTHSVEYQTYLSDFIFSNPCALKLPAFDYYSDGYPEWSEPKNLGLLKPLKVNSGPHFIQGNGVGSGQLFGGCIEVLEMLKGTQFWPNSDFWHNKILFLETSEDKPSIDYIQFWLRNYGVMGVFDKLSGLIFGRARDYSDEEKQQLDKVILQVIAIEFGQGDLPIVTNMSFGHTDPQIILSLGINYQIDTQNQSITQLESSFNETYFNREL, from the coding sequence ATGAAAAAACCAAACAGATTAAAAATTGGCGATACACTTGCCATTGTTACACCCTCTTGGGGTGGACCAGCTTGTTTTGCTGAAGTATTTAACTTGGGGATTAAAAATCTTGAATCACTAGGGTTTAAGGTCATCATCATGCCATCAGCCTGCTTAGATGCGCAGACTATTTATCATAATCCCAAGTTAAGAGCGGATGATATTCATCAAGCCTTACAAGACCCTAATATTGCAGGAGTTATCTCTGCGATCGGAGGGACAGATTCAGCAAGAGTATTACCCTATCTTGATCCTGAGATATTTCTAGAAAATCCTAAGTTTTTTATGGGCTTTTCAGATGCAACAACAATAACTACCTTTATTAACCAGTTAGGAATAGTATCGTTTAATGGCCCTTCTATTATGGCTGGTTTCTCTCAATTAAAAACGCACTCTGTTGAATATCAAACCTATCTATCAGACTTTATCTTTTCTAATCCTTGCGCATTGAAGCTCCCTGCTTTTGATTACTACAGTGATGGTTATCCTGAGTGGTCAGAGCCCAAAAATCTAGGTCTATTAAAACCATTAAAAGTGAATAGCGGTCCGCACTTTATCCAAGGAAATGGGGTCGGCAGTGGCCAGCTTTTTGGCGGCTGTATCGAAGTATTGGAAATGCTAAAAGGAACACAATTTTGGCCTAACAGCGATTTTTGGCATAACAAGATACTGTTTTTAGAAACATCTGAAGATAAACCAAGTATTGATTACATCCAATTTTGGCTTAGAAATTATGGTGTTATGGGGGTGTTTGATAAGTTATCCGGCCTAATTTTTGGCAGAGCTCGAGACTATTCGGATGAGGAAAAACAGCAGTTAGATAAAGTTATTCTGCAAGTTATCGCTATCGAATTTGGGCAAGGTGATTTACCGATTGTTACTAATATGAGTTTTGGCCACACAGACCCGCAAATCATTCTTTCGCTAGGAATAAACTATCAAATTGATACACAAAATCAGAGCATTACTCAACTGGAATCGAGTTTTAATGAAACCTATTTCAACCGTGAGCTGTAA
- a CDS encoding TlpA family protein disulfide reductase: MRKIFYLLLCLVLVQPVIAKATDLQLVELRTFPSFTSVNLSTLPKDKPLYVKMWASWCKPCMEQMPHFQSLYQRFGDKVNFIAVNIDFNEKPEEVSAVIERFGLTMPIWTDAKGQLALELGLVGTPYSVLMNNQGQQVYTSHESDKVLGGFIERLAQGQNLPLASSDSVSVSEQNRLLAPYQRGEHYLFFSATWCDWYLADSRPKMAAQCKNAQQGLDSLAAKLPNVNWTGIVNHLWTDDKALAEFNVKYEMKLPFKIDHNGVLFQQFNIRKIPVLLKVKDGKVLTEISDFTDSAAVIARLKKVH; this comes from the coding sequence ATGCGTAAGATATTTTACTTGTTACTGTGCTTGGTTTTAGTTCAACCCGTAATAGCAAAAGCGACCGATTTACAGTTGGTGGAGTTGCGAACATTTCCAAGCTTTACCTCGGTTAATCTCAGTACATTACCAAAAGATAAACCGCTTTATGTCAAAATGTGGGCGAGTTGGTGCAAGCCCTGTATGGAACAAATGCCACATTTTCAGTCGCTCTATCAACGTTTTGGTGACAAGGTGAATTTTATCGCCGTAAATATCGATTTTAATGAAAAACCTGAGGAAGTAAGTGCCGTTATTGAACGTTTCGGTTTAACAATGCCAATTTGGACCGATGCCAAAGGGCAGCTAGCTTTAGAACTGGGACTTGTAGGAACCCCATACTCGGTATTAATGAATAATCAGGGTCAACAGGTTTATACCAGTCATGAGTCAGATAAGGTGCTTGGAGGTTTTATCGAGCGCCTAGCACAAGGGCAAAATTTGCCTTTAGCATCTTCAGACTCTGTAAGTGTCAGCGAGCAAAATCGACTACTTGCACCTTATCAGCGAGGAGAGCACTATTTATTTTTCAGCGCCACTTGGTGTGATTGGTATCTTGCAGATTCTCGGCCCAAGATGGCTGCACAGTGTAAAAATGCTCAACAAGGTCTCGATTCATTAGCTGCGAAATTACCCAATGTAAACTGGACTGGCATAGTTAATCACTTATGGACAGATGATAAAGCGCTTGCAGAGTTTAATGTAAAGTATGAGATGAAGTTACCTTTTAAAATCGATCACAACGGTGTTTTGTTCCAGCAGTTTAATATACGAAAAATCCCTGTATTATTAAAAGTTAAAGATGGCAAAGTATTAACAGAAATTAGCGATTTTACTGACTCAGCAGCCGTAATAGCGCGATTAAAAAAAGTACACTGA
- a CDS encoding helix-turn-helix domain-containing protein, translating to MSKILYQGLSHLGFRRFNPRAELIGLVDCFWAIGGIDTTPFCSTEKLYPDGGCSLTFVIEPNHTSAKFECNRRLQVQQFSTCNLTISARFTPGSLFMLFGLSPAQLPEHGVDGTIALTGKTKLSFQRLLDRLPYLGLTSAVAEFELWLIELSLNVAQPFRLQIALVLLGKSEQTVLSVATTLGVSRRTLERQMTLQTGFNPAYFQQCQRIKKARGKLCNPSLQLANIALACGFYDQSHFNHAFRDCVNETPANYRLRKLSQIYNTDSNAAATIFSI from the coding sequence ATGAGTAAGATATTATACCAAGGGCTTTCGCATCTGGGTTTTCGTCGATTTAACCCTCGTGCTGAATTAATCGGCTTGGTTGATTGTTTTTGGGCAATAGGCGGTATTGATACTACACCATTTTGCTCTACAGAAAAGCTATATCCAGATGGAGGTTGCAGTCTAACATTTGTTATAGAACCGAATCACACAAGTGCTAAATTTGAATGCAATCGACGTTTGCAGGTGCAACAGTTCTCAACATGTAATTTGACCATTAGTGCCCGCTTTACACCTGGTTCATTGTTCATGTTATTTGGTTTGTCACCAGCGCAGCTGCCTGAGCATGGAGTCGATGGAACCATCGCACTGACAGGCAAAACAAAGCTCAGCTTTCAAAGGTTGTTAGATAGGCTGCCATACCTTGGACTGACGTCAGCGGTGGCTGAGTTTGAACTATGGCTGATTGAGCTTAGCCTTAATGTTGCGCAGCCTTTTCGCCTACAAATTGCATTGGTGTTGCTAGGTAAAAGCGAACAGACTGTGTTGTCTGTTGCAACAACTCTTGGCGTCAGTCGTCGGACACTTGAGCGTCAGATGACTTTACAAACGGGTTTTAATCCGGCCTATTTTCAACAATGTCAGCGAATTAAAAAAGCCCGAGGTAAGCTTTGTAATCCAAGCTTACAATTAGCGAATATTGCGCTGGCATGTGGCTTTTATGATCAATCACACTTTAATCATGCATTTCGTGATTGTGTAAATGAAACACCTGCAAATTATCGTTTGCGCAAGCTGTCGCAAATTTACAATACCGACTCAAACGCAGCCGCTACTATCTTCAGCATTTAA
- a CDS encoding class I SAM-dependent DNA methyltransferase, with amino-acid sequence MTSNALYTDLSGYYDLMCADIDYLQQSHTVHRLQQLFGNNGRQHLDLACGTGPHVAHFIDFGYQSGGLDINQPMLDLAQTRCPDADFSLQDMCSFSTETPPDLITCFLYSIHYSAQLERLSQCIASAHAALNAQGLFCFNAVDKHKIDNNSFVSHSAQHGNSLFKFASNWHYQGNGNAQALMLSIDKTDNGITQSWQDSHSMVAVSFSQLQQLLEPYFDVHIFEHDYDKLVPWQGTAGNALFACVKK; translated from the coding sequence ATGACTTCCAACGCCCTTTATACCGATTTATCGGGTTATTATGACTTAATGTGTGCTGATATTGATTATCTTCAACAAAGTCATACTGTACACCGTTTACAGCAGCTCTTTGGTAACAATGGCCGCCAACATTTAGATTTAGCCTGTGGCACTGGCCCACATGTGGCGCATTTTATTGATTTTGGTTACCAAAGTGGCGGTCTTGATATTAATCAGCCAATGCTTGATTTAGCTCAAACTCGCTGCCCCGATGCAGACTTTAGCCTGCAAGATATGTGTAGCTTTAGCACCGAAACGCCGCCCGATCTGATCACCTGTTTTTTGTATTCGATTCATTACAGCGCGCAACTTGAGCGATTAAGCCAATGTATAGCTAGTGCACATGCTGCACTTAATGCACAAGGCTTATTTTGTTTTAATGCCGTTGATAAACATAAAATTGATAACAACTCGTTTGTTAGCCACAGCGCACAGCATGGCAACAGCCTATTTAAATTTGCATCTAATTGGCATTACCAGGGCAACGGCAATGCACAAGCATTAATGTTGAGCATAGATAAAACCGATAACGGTATTACACAGTCGTGGCAAGACAGCCATTCTATGGTTGCGGTAAGTTTTAGCCAACTACAACAACTGCTTGAACCTTATTTTGACGTGCATATATTTGAGCACGATTACGATAAACTCGTGCCTTGGCAAGGCACAGCGGGCAACGCATTATTTGCCTGTGTTAAAAAATAA
- a CDS encoding LysR family transcriptional regulator, with translation MISNQLFDGIEIFVQVVKCGSFNAAASVLSHSSSHISKEISKLESRIGVRLMNRTTRSLSLTPEGEAYFQQCVQLISDAEQAVSLITADDVQPKGTLKISCPIGFSQQYLQSVIAQYLDMYPNVTLEWDLSDKRIDLIADGYDLAIRASEQLVESSLICKRVFHCKAHVVVSKGYIEKYGRPHHPRELAAHHCICYSNLKMPGRWDFVERDGTPFQVDVRQKVRCNNGQMQLALVQAHQGITRLPAFYLNDALQSGELEVLFCDYKEPEVNVYAIYPSRKHLSPKVRCFIDLLSSSFAQ, from the coding sequence ATGATTAGTAATCAGCTGTTTGATGGCATCGAAATTTTTGTTCAAGTGGTCAAATGTGGCAGTTTTAATGCTGCAGCGAGTGTGCTTAGCCATTCAAGTTCGCACATCAGTAAAGAAATAAGCAAACTTGAAAGCCGCATTGGTGTGCGGTTAATGAACCGCACCACACGTTCGTTGTCGCTCACGCCCGAAGGTGAGGCGTATTTTCAACAATGTGTACAATTAATTAGCGACGCCGAGCAAGCCGTGAGCCTTATCACCGCCGATGATGTGCAGCCAAAAGGCACGCTGAAAATCAGTTGCCCCATCGGATTTAGTCAGCAATATCTGCAATCGGTAATTGCTCAGTATTTAGATATGTATCCAAATGTCACTCTTGAATGGGATTTGAGCGATAAACGGATAGATTTAATTGCTGATGGCTACGACTTAGCCATTCGAGCCAGTGAGCAGTTAGTTGAATCGAGTTTAATTTGCAAGCGGGTATTTCACTGTAAAGCCCATGTGGTGGTCTCAAAAGGATATATTGAAAAGTATGGTCGCCCGCATCACCCTCGAGAATTGGCTGCCCATCATTGTATTTGTTATTCCAATCTTAAAATGCCCGGGCGCTGGGATTTTGTTGAGCGAGATGGCACACCGTTTCAGGTCGATGTGCGACAAAAAGTACGCTGCAATAATGGACAAATGCAATTGGCGTTAGTGCAAGCTCATCAGGGGATCACCCGATTACCGGCTTTTTATCTAAATGATGCGCTGCAAAGTGGGGAGCTTGAAGTGCTGTTTTGTGATTATAAAGAGCCTGAAGTGAATGTGTATGCCATTTACCCAAGTCGCAAGCATTTGTCGCCAAAAGTACGTTGTTTTATTGACTTACTGAGCAGTAGTTTTGCTCAGTAA
- a CDS encoding NADPH-dependent FMN reductase, with protein sequence MNVLAFAASNSRQSINKQLAHYAASIVSDTVELVDLNDYEMPIYSSDREAQDGIPELAQRLFTKIGQADAVVISFAEHNGSYTAAYKNIFDWMSRINQKVFQNKAMVLLATSPGPGGAKSVLAAATGSAPYFAADVKASFSVPSFYDNFDADTKRIKNTELDAELRAALATLK encoded by the coding sequence ATGAACGTACTCGCTTTTGCAGCCAGTAACTCTCGTCAATCAATCAATAAACAATTAGCACATTATGCTGCGAGCATTGTGAGTGATACGGTTGAATTAGTTGATTTAAATGATTACGAAATGCCAATTTACAGCAGTGATCGTGAAGCGCAAGATGGCATTCCTGAACTTGCTCAGCGCTTATTCACTAAAATTGGCCAAGCCGATGCCGTGGTTATTTCATTTGCAGAACACAATGGCTCTTATACCGCAGCATACAAAAATATTTTTGATTGGATGTCGCGTATTAACCAAAAAGTATTTCAAAACAAAGCCATGGTTTTATTAGCCACATCACCAGGCCCAGGTGGAGCAAAATCAGTATTAGCTGCAGCAACGGGATCTGCCCCTTATTTTGCTGCCGATGTAAAAGCGAGTTTTTCAGTACCTAGTTTTTACGATAATTTTGATGCCGACACCAAACGCATTAAAAATACAGAACTTGATGCAGAGCTGCGTGCAGCTCTCGCAACACTTAAATAA
- the katG gene encoding catalase/peroxidase HPI — protein MADTAKCPFNHTAGMGTSNQDWWPNQLNLAMLHQHSALSDPMASDFNYAQAFKSLDLDALIQDLNYLMTDSQPWWPADYGHYGPFFIRMAWHSAGTYRTADGRGGAGSGSQRFAPLNSWPDNGNLDKARRLLWPIKQKYGAKISWADLMILAGNCALETMGFKTFGFAGGRADIWQPEIDIYWGNEQTWLDDKRYQGERELENPLAAVQMGLIYVNPEGPNGKPDPLASAIDIRETFARMAMDDEETVALIAGGHTFGKTHGAGDPAHVGPEPEAAGISEQGFGWKNSMGSGKGVDTITSGLEGAWTPNPIKWDNGYFDTLFGYEWEIVKSPAGATQWAPKNGAGAGTVPDAHDASKRHAPMMATSDIALREDPIYAKISKRFHQHPEQLADAFARAWYKLTHRDMGPKTRCLGPLVPKEDMLWQDPIPKRDYQLIDAADITELKSKILAAGLTVAQMVSTAWASASTFRGSDKRGGANGARIRLAPQKDWQVNQPAQLVVVLGALETIQHSFNHNHKAAGKQVSLADLIVLAGGVAIEQAAANAGITVTVPFASGRTDAKIEQTDVDSFGVLEPIADGFRNYQQARYSIPAEKLLLDKAQLLTLTAPEMTVLLGGLRVLNTNFEQAKQGVLTSKSDMLSNDFFVNLLDMNTKWQPVDDTEQQFEGRDRKSGELKWLATRVDLVFGSNSQLRAIAEVYASNDAQQRFVEDFIKAWFKVMQLDRFDLA, from the coding sequence ATGGCAGATACAGCAAAATGCCCGTTTAATCATACTGCGGGCATGGGCACATCCAATCAAGATTGGTGGCCAAATCAATTAAATTTAGCTATGTTGCACCAACATTCAGCGTTATCAGATCCTATGGCGAGCGATTTTAATTATGCACAAGCCTTTAAAAGCCTTGATCTTGATGCGCTAATTCAAGATTTAAATTATTTAATGACCGACTCACAACCTTGGTGGCCTGCAGATTATGGTCATTATGGTCCATTTTTTATTCGTATGGCATGGCACAGTGCTGGCACGTATCGTACCGCTGATGGCCGTGGTGGAGCGGGGTCGGGTTCACAGCGCTTTGCTCCACTTAATAGTTGGCCCGACAACGGCAATCTAGATAAAGCAAGACGTTTACTTTGGCCAATTAAACAAAAATATGGCGCTAAAATATCTTGGGCCGATTTAATGATATTAGCAGGCAACTGCGCCCTTGAAACTATGGGTTTTAAAACCTTTGGTTTTGCTGGTGGTCGAGCTGATATTTGGCAGCCAGAAATCGATATTTATTGGGGCAATGAGCAAACTTGGCTTGATGACAAACGATACCAAGGCGAGCGTGAGCTTGAAAATCCCTTAGCCGCAGTGCAAATGGGGTTAATTTATGTCAACCCTGAAGGCCCCAATGGCAAACCAGATCCGCTAGCTTCAGCCATTGATATTCGCGAAACCTTTGCCCGCATGGCAATGGATGACGAAGAAACCGTAGCACTGATTGCAGGTGGCCATACGTTTGGTAAAACTCACGGTGCAGGCGACCCCGCGCATGTAGGGCCAGAGCCTGAAGCCGCTGGGATTAGTGAGCAAGGTTTTGGCTGGAAAAACAGCATGGGATCAGGCAAAGGCGTTGATACCATTACTAGTGGCTTAGAAGGGGCGTGGACGCCAAACCCGATTAAATGGGATAACGGCTATTTTGACACCTTGTTTGGTTATGAATGGGAAATTGTAAAAAGCCCTGCGGGAGCGACACAATGGGCACCTAAAAATGGTGCAGGAGCAGGCACAGTGCCAGATGCACATGATGCTAGCAAACGCCATGCACCTATGATGGCCACTTCCGATATTGCGCTGCGAGAAGATCCAATATATGCCAAAATTTCTAAGCGTTTTCATCAACATCCAGAACAACTTGCCGATGCTTTTGCCCGAGCTTGGTATAAATTAACTCACCGAGACATGGGGCCAAAAACCCGCTGTTTAGGCCCGTTAGTGCCAAAGGAAGACATGCTGTGGCAAGACCCTATTCCAAAACGAGATTATCAGCTGATTGATGCTGCGGATATTACGGAGTTAAAAAGTAAAATTTTGGCAGCTGGCTTAACGGTGGCACAAATGGTGTCAACGGCCTGGGCTTCGGCTTCAACCTTTCGAGGTTCAGACAAGCGTGGCGGCGCCAATGGGGCACGTATTCGCTTAGCGCCGCAAAAAGATTGGCAGGTCAATCAACCGGCGCAACTTGTTGTTGTGTTGGGGGCACTTGAAACGATCCAGCATAGTTTTAATCACAATCATAAAGCGGCAGGTAAACAAGTATCGCTTGCTGATTTAATTGTACTAGCGGGTGGTGTTGCAATTGAACAAGCCGCAGCAAATGCTGGTATTACCGTAACAGTGCCATTTGCCTCTGGGCGTACAGATGCAAAGATTGAGCAAACCGATGTGGATTCATTTGGCGTACTTGAACCGATTGCTGATGGCTTTCGCAATTATCAACAAGCACGTTATTCGATTCCCGCCGAAAAACTACTGCTAGATAAAGCGCAACTTTTGACGCTAACAGCGCCAGAAATGACCGTTTTGCTGGGTGGTTTGCGGGTGCTAAATACTAATTTTGAACAAGCTAAGCAAGGTGTATTGACCAGTAAAAGTGACATGCTGAGTAATGACTTTTTTGTCAACTTGTTGGATATGAACACAAAATGGCAGCCAGTTGATGATACCGAGCAGCAGTTTGAAGGGCGCGATCGCAAAAGTGGTGAGTTAAAATGGTTGGCTACTCGGGTTGATTTAGTGTTTGGCTCTAACTCGCAACTACGGGCGATTGCAGAAGTATATGCAAGCAATGATGCACAGCAGCGCTTTGTAGAGGACTTTATTAAAGCATGGTTTAAAGTGATGCAACTCGACAGGTTCGATTTAGCATAA